The following coding sequences lie in one Maribacter forsetii DSM 18668 genomic window:
- the thrA gene encoding bifunctional aspartate kinase/homoserine dehydrogenase I has product MLHQLQIKKYKTLSGASQDIQLSYQVFGKELHTAPIILVNHALTGNSNVTGEDGWWSALIGDEKCIDTQKYTILAFNIPGNGHDKFVIENYKDFVAGDVARMFLLGLQQLKVNRLFALIGGSLGGGIAWEMAALQPDLTEHLIPVASDWKSTDWLIANCQIQEQFLVNSKQPVHDARMHAMLCYRTPASFKERFKRSTNEELQVFNVESWLMHHGDKLQERFQLSAYKLMNQLLKTIDVTRGGDENFIRLQNSDTNIHIIGVDSDMFFTAQENKDTFKQLAQAKSNVTYGEVQSLHGHDAFLIEFDQMEKLLGGIFNTNGNIKKIKILKFGGKSLSNGEGLERVLDIVANKVKNEENIAIVLSAREKATDQLEEMLEKAAKGKDYKTQFEALEKYQKHTYKNISLSAEFKGLAKLYEGVSLLGDYSAKIKDEVLAYGELISAKLVTKLLIGKGINAELVDTRMVIKTDNTFGDAKVLEAESKEQVLLKFADIPKDTVAVVTGFISSTLDGETTTLGRNGSNYSAALLANFLDAEELQNYTHVDGIYTANPDYVPEAKKLENLSYEEANELANFGATILHAKTIIPLIEKNIPLRILNTYNDDSEGTLISAKSSKEGIKSLSVIEDVAMINIEGRGLLGKVGVDARIFKALEASNISVSIISQGSSERGIGLVVKKDKAKRAKLALENEFSNDFESKDVNMITVIDDVSIISIVGQDLSTFHNPFNALIKNQIVPLLFNNTVSGNNVSLVVKKADLHKAVNVMHGQVFGISKRINILIFGHGNVGGTLIDQILKSAKTIKDRKKLDLRVFGIANSKKILLNEKGITKSWKTNLKQKGKSYKVEDVFDFAKRHHLENLIVIDNTASKDFVANYFEFVEHGFDIVSSNKIANTLRYDFYQLLREELQKNQKQYLYETNVGAGLPLIDTIKLLHLSGENITRIKGVFSGSLSYIFNTFSESDVPFSSILKDAMQQGFTEPDPREDLSGNDVGRKLLILARELDLHNEFADINIDNLIPKKLQDGEVAFFLENLDVLDAKFSEIKKNQKPNHVLRYVGDLHGNLQKEKGVLDVKLISVPKESALGQVKGSDSIIEIYTESYGENPLVIQGAGAGAAVTARGVFGDILRIAEKG; this is encoded by the coding sequence ATGCTACATCAATTACAGATTAAAAAATATAAGACCTTAAGTGGTGCCTCTCAAGATATTCAATTGTCTTATCAGGTATTTGGTAAAGAGCTACATACAGCACCTATTATTTTGGTGAACCATGCTTTGACCGGAAACTCTAATGTTACTGGAGAAGATGGCTGGTGGTCGGCACTTATCGGTGATGAAAAATGTATCGATACCCAAAAGTATACCATTCTGGCATTCAATATTCCGGGAAACGGTCATGATAAATTCGTGATTGAAAACTATAAGGATTTTGTTGCTGGCGATGTAGCTAGAATGTTTTTATTGGGTTTGCAGCAGTTGAAAGTAAACCGTTTATTTGCTTTGATCGGTGGTTCTTTAGGTGGTGGTATTGCCTGGGAAATGGCAGCATTACAACCAGATTTAACCGAGCATTTAATTCCTGTGGCATCCGATTGGAAATCGACCGACTGGTTGATTGCCAATTGTCAAATTCAAGAGCAGTTTTTGGTGAATTCTAAGCAACCTGTGCACGATGCACGTATGCATGCAATGTTATGTTATAGAACTCCGGCTTCTTTCAAAGAGCGTTTCAAAAGAAGTACGAATGAAGAGCTGCAGGTCTTTAATGTAGAAAGTTGGTTAATGCATCATGGCGATAAGTTGCAAGAGCGTTTTCAATTATCTGCCTATAAATTGATGAATCAGTTATTGAAAACGATTGATGTCACTAGAGGTGGAGATGAGAATTTCATCAGACTACAAAATAGCGATACCAACATTCATATCATAGGTGTAGATTCTGATATGTTCTTTACCGCGCAGGAAAATAAAGATACGTTTAAGCAATTGGCGCAAGCGAAAAGCAACGTTACCTATGGCGAAGTACAGTCGCTACATGGGCATGATGCCTTTTTAATCGAGTTTGATCAAATGGAGAAATTGCTTGGTGGTATTTTTAATACCAACGGTAATATCAAGAAAATAAAGATTCTGAAGTTTGGTGGTAAGTCCCTGAGCAATGGAGAAGGACTAGAGCGAGTATTGGATATCGTTGCCAATAAGGTTAAGAATGAAGAGAATATAGCTATTGTTTTATCGGCAAGAGAAAAAGCAACGGATCAGCTAGAGGAGATGCTGGAGAAAGCCGCAAAAGGTAAAGACTATAAAACTCAGTTTGAGGCTTTAGAAAAATATCAAAAGCATACGTATAAAAATATCAGTTTGTCGGCAGAGTTTAAAGGCTTAGCGAAATTGTATGAAGGTGTTTCATTGTTAGGTGATTATAGTGCCAAAATTAAAGATGAGGTACTGGCTTATGGTGAATTAATTTCAGCCAAATTGGTTACCAAATTATTGATAGGTAAAGGCATTAACGCAGAGCTGGTAGATACGCGTATGGTGATAAAGACCGATAATACATTTGGTGATGCCAAGGTATTGGAGGCAGAGTCTAAAGAGCAGGTGTTATTAAAGTTTGCGGATATTCCTAAAGATACTGTTGCGGTAGTAACCGGTTTTATTTCATCTACTTTAGATGGGGAGACAACAACATTGGGTAGGAACGGAAGTAATTATTCCGCAGCCTTGTTAGCGAATTTTTTAGATGCTGAAGAATTACAGAATTATACACATGTAGACGGAATTTACACGGCAAACCCAGATTATGTTCCGGAAGCTAAAAAGTTGGAAAACTTGTCTTATGAAGAGGCAAATGAGTTGGCGAATTTCGGAGCAACTATTTTACATGCGAAAACTATAATTCCGCTTATTGAAAAGAACATTCCGTTACGTATTTTAAATACGTACAATGATGATAGTGAAGGAACTTTGATCAGTGCAAAATCTAGTAAAGAAGGTATAAAATCACTTTCTGTTATTGAAGATGTTGCAATGATCAATATAGAAGGTCGCGGTTTGTTAGGTAAAGTGGGTGTAGATGCTAGAATATTTAAGGCTTTAGAAGCAAGTAATATTAGTGTTAGTATCATATCTCAAGGTTCTTCAGAAAGAGGTATTGGTCTTGTGGTGAAGAAAGACAAGGCGAAAAGAGCGAAATTGGCTTTAGAGAATGAATTCAGTAATGATTTTGAATCTAAAGATGTAAATATGATCACGGTGATAGATGATGTGTCTATCATATCTATTGTAGGTCAAGATTTAAGTACGTTCCATAATCCCTTTAACGCACTGATTAAAAACCAGATTGTGCCTTTGTTGTTCAACAACACGGTATCAGGTAATAATGTGAGTCTGGTGGTGAAGAAAGCAGATTTACACAAGGCGGTAAACGTCATGCACGGACAAGTATTTGGTATCAGTAAAAGGATAAATATTCTAATTTTTGGGCATGGTAATGTGGGAGGAACATTGATCGATCAAATTCTAAAATCTGCCAAAACAATTAAAGATCGTAAGAAATTAGATTTGCGCGTATTTGGTATAGCGAATTCCAAGAAGATTTTATTGAATGAAAAGGGAATTACCAAAAGCTGGAAAACGAATTTAAAGCAAAAAGGAAAGTCATATAAAGTAGAAGATGTTTTTGATTTTGCAAAACGTCATCATTTAGAGAATCTGATCGTTATTGATAATACGGCGAGTAAAGACTTTGTAGCAAACTATTTTGAATTTGTAGAACATGGTTTCGATATTGTGTCTTCAAACAAAATAGCCAATACCTTACGTTACGATTTTTATCAGTTGCTACGAGAAGAGCTGCAAAAGAATCAAAAGCAATATTTGTATGAAACTAATGTAGGTGCAGGATTGCCATTGATAGATACCATTAAGTTATTGCATTTATCCGGTGAGAACATAACCAGAATTAAAGGCGTGTTCTCTGGTTCATTAAGTTATATTTTCAATACTTTTTCAGAAAGCGATGTACCATTTTCATCTATTTTGAAAGATGCGATGCAGCAAGGATTTACAGAACCGGATCCTCGTGAAGATTTATCAGGAAATGATGTCGGTAGAAAGTTGTTGATTTTAGCACGTGAACTAGATTTACATAATGAGTTTGCAGATATAAATATTGATAACCTTATCCCGAAGAAATTACAAGACGGAGAAGTGGCTTTCTTTTTAGAGAATTTAGATGTGTTGGATGCCAAATTCAGTGAAATTAAAAAGAATCAGAAGCCAAATCATGTATTAAGATATGTTGGTGATTTGCATGGAAACCTTCAAAAGGAAAAAGGAGTATTAGATGTGAAGTTGATATCAGTGCCAAAGGAAAGTGCCTTGGGGCAGGTAAAGGGATCAGATTCCATCATAGAAATATACACAGAATCTTACGGTGAAAATCCGTTAGTAATTCAAGGAGCCGGAGCCGGAGCAGCTGTTACCGCAAGAGGTGTATTTGGAGATATATTGAGGATTGCGGAGAAAGGATGA
- a CDS encoding O-acetylhomoserine aminocarboxypropyltransferase/cysteine synthase family protein, protein MSNHKLATNALHAGHDTTTNGGTRAVPIYQTSSYVFNDTDHAANLFSLAELGFIYTRLNNPTNQILQDRLAAVEGGIGAVVFASGTAAISTGLLTLLKAGDHIVASSSLYGGTFNLLNVTLPRFGITTTFVDASDPENFGKAVQENTRAFFVESLGNPKLDVLDLKGISKESKAAGVPFIVDNTVATPSLLNPIEHGANLVIHSLTKYIGGQGTSLGGAIIDAGTFDWTNGKFPEFTEPSAGYHGLVYSEALGAAAFTFKLILEGLRDFGGALSPFNAFQIIQGLETLPVRIKQHSANALELATWLEGRSEVEWVNYPGLKSNKYNELAKEYLPKGQSGLVTFGVKGGFEAAKKVTDATKIFSLLANIGDTKSLIIHPASTTHQQLTAEQQEGAGVGQDLIRLSVGLEDIEDLKADLEQALASL, encoded by the coding sequence ATGAGTAATCACAAATTAGCAACAAACGCATTACACGCAGGTCACGACACAACTACCAACGGTGGTACAAGAGCAGTGCCTATTTATCAAACATCATCTTATGTGTTCAATGACACGGATCACGCAGCAAACTTATTTTCGTTAGCGGAATTAGGCTTCATTTATACAAGATTAAACAATCCCACCAATCAAATTCTACAAGACAGGTTAGCTGCGGTAGAAGGCGGAATTGGAGCGGTGGTTTTTGCATCGGGTACAGCGGCAATCTCAACAGGGTTGTTGACATTATTAAAAGCAGGTGACCATATTGTGGCATCAAGCAGTTTATATGGTGGTACGTTTAATTTATTGAATGTAACCTTACCAAGATTCGGTATTACAACAACCTTCGTAGATGCATCTGATCCTGAGAATTTTGGAAAAGCTGTACAGGAGAATACAAGAGCATTTTTTGTAGAATCTTTAGGGAATCCTAAGTTAGATGTGTTGGACTTGAAAGGAATTTCTAAAGAATCTAAAGCGGCAGGAGTACCATTTATAGTAGATAATACTGTGGCTACTCCGTCATTATTGAATCCTATTGAACACGGAGCTAACCTAGTAATACATTCATTGACAAAGTATATTGGTGGACAAGGAACTTCCTTAGGAGGAGCAATAATTGATGCCGGTACTTTCGACTGGACAAACGGAAAATTCCCAGAATTTACTGAGCCATCTGCAGGATACCACGGTTTGGTATATAGCGAAGCATTAGGTGCGGCAGCATTTACCTTTAAATTAATATTAGAAGGCTTACGTGATTTCGGTGGAGCATTGAGTCCGTTTAACGCTTTCCAAATTATTCAAGGTCTAGAAACATTACCGGTACGTATCAAGCAGCATAGTGCAAATGCATTAGAATTGGCTACGTGGTTAGAAGGTAGGTCAGAAGTGGAATGGGTAAATTACCCAGGATTGAAGAGCAATAAGTACAACGAATTGGCAAAAGAATACTTACCAAAAGGACAGAGCGGATTGGTTACTTTTGGAGTTAAGGGCGGATTTGAAGCTGCTAAAAAAGTAACTGATGCGACTAAGATATTCTCGTTGCTAGCGAATATTGGTGATACCAAATCATTGATTATTCACCCTGCAAGTACCACACACCAACAATTAACTGCAGAGCAGCAAGAAGGTGCTGGTGTAGGTCAAGATTTAATTCGTTTGTCCGTTGGTTTAGAAGATATTGAAGATTTAAAAGCCGATTTAGAACAGGCATTAGCAAGTCTTTAA
- a CDS encoding sulfatase family protein gives MRKLIVAVLGILFLLPITTEAQKSKKKKPNIIFIMSDDHAYQAISAYDDKLLNTPNIDRLAKEGMLFTNASVTNSICAPSRATILTGKHTHINGKVDNYFPFDTTQVTFPQIFKENGYKTAMFGKLHFGNNPKGVDEFMILPGQGHYINPDFIVTNGDTITKQGYVTDIITDVSLDWLKKEAADDEPFMMMYLHKAPHRPWWPRADKFKEFTKKTFPEPETLFDDYSNRGSAAKTAEMNLLTHMMYSHDSKIRPETLAKMESKVLPVVEEFSNSFYGPYNRATAEQKALYNPVLDSINDFFYDNWPKMTDTEKMKWKYQRYMQDYLGSISSVDDNVGRLLDYLDESGLAENTIVIYTSDQGFYLGEHGWFDKRFIYDESFKTPLLVRWPNVVKPGSVENEMVQNLDFAQTMLEAVGITPPSDMQGESLIPLLKGEKDKWTRDAVYYQYYEYPSVHMVKRHYGIVNKEFKLVHFYYDVDEWELYDRLNDPKEMNNVYHDPAYAATVKKLTKDLVEMRKYYKDSPEQDQKYIDKYKSAGMID, from the coding sequence ATGAGAAAACTAATTGTAGCTGTATTAGGGATACTATTCTTATTACCGATCACTACAGAAGCCCAAAAATCAAAAAAGAAAAAGCCCAATATTATTTTCATCATGTCAGATGATCATGCCTACCAAGCCATTAGCGCGTACGATGATAAATTGCTGAATACACCAAATATAGACCGACTGGCAAAAGAAGGCATGTTGTTTACAAATGCTAGTGTTACCAACTCCATATGTGCACCATCACGAGCAACAATACTAACAGGTAAGCATACTCATATCAATGGTAAAGTAGATAATTACTTCCCGTTCGATACTACACAAGTAACCTTTCCGCAGATATTTAAAGAGAACGGTTATAAAACTGCCATGTTCGGCAAACTCCACTTTGGTAACAACCCTAAAGGGGTAGATGAGTTTATGATTTTACCAGGTCAGGGGCATTATATTAATCCCGATTTTATTGTTACCAATGGCGATACCATTACCAAGCAAGGGTATGTTACCGATATTATTACAGATGTGTCGTTAGATTGGTTAAAGAAAGAAGCTGCAGATGATGAACCATTTATGATGATGTATTTGCACAAAGCACCACATAGACCTTGGTGGCCAAGAGCAGATAAGTTTAAGGAGTTTACAAAGAAAACATTCCCAGAACCAGAAACGCTTTTTGATGATTACAGCAATAGAGGTTCTGCGGCGAAAACTGCAGAAATGAATTTGCTAACCCACATGATGTATAGTCATGATAGTAAAATAAGACCTGAGACTTTAGCTAAAATGGAAAGCAAAGTATTACCTGTGGTAGAAGAATTTTCAAATAGTTTTTATGGTCCGTATAACCGTGCTACGGCAGAACAAAAGGCATTGTATAATCCGGTGTTAGATTCGATCAACGATTTCTTTTATGATAATTGGCCAAAGATGACCGATACCGAAAAAATGAAATGGAAATACCAGCGCTATATGCAAGACTACTTGGGCAGCATTTCTTCGGTTGATGATAATGTAGGTCGATTGCTAGATTATTTAGACGAAAGCGGGTTGGCAGAAAATACAATAGTCATTTACACCTCTGACCAAGGATTCTATTTAGGAGAGCACGGTTGGTTCGACAAGCGTTTTATTTATGATGAATCTTTTAAAACTCCGTTATTGGTACGTTGGCCCAATGTGGTAAAACCAGGTTCTGTGGAAAATGAAATGGTTCAGAATTTAGATTTTGCACAAACCATGTTGGAAGCGGTAGGCATTACACCGCCAAGTGATATGCAAGGAGAAAGTTTAATTCCGTTATTGAAAGGCGAAAAAGACAAGTGGACAAGAGATGCGGTGTACTATCAGTATTACGAATATCCATCGGTACATATGGTAAAACGCCATTATGGTATTGTAAACAAAGAATTTAAGTTAGTGCATTTCTATTATGATGTAGACGAATGGGAGTTGTATGATAGGTTGAATGATCCCAAAGAAATGAATAATGTGTACCATGATCCAGCGTACGCAGCTACGGTTAAAAAGTTGACAAAAGATTTGGTTGAGATGCGTAAATACTACAAAGATTCTCCTGAGCAAGATCAAAAGTACATTGATAAGTACAAGAGTGCTGGGATGATTGATTAG
- a CDS encoding amidohydrolase, translating to MKKVIRTIAVILLLLPVTTEAQKSKKEIIRQLDTEYETYKGIANHLWENPELGYLEENSSALLQETLSTAGFIIEKGVAGIPTAFTATYGSGTPVIGILGEFDALPGMSQSAEPIKKSRVVDAPGQACGHHLFGTGSMAAAISIKNWLEATKKSGTIRFYGTPAEEGGSGKVYMVRAGLFDDIDAIVSWHPGDENTSNPSTNLATISGKFTFKGVSSHAAAAPELGRSALDGVEGMNDLVNMLREHTTESTRIHYVITKGGDAPNIVPEEAEVYYVVRHSNRKEVKAVWDRVIKAAEGAAIGTETEMSYEIIGGTYERLPNEVLATLMHDNMELVGGVNYTKEEIKFAEEIQKTLKTPKLIESASSIKPMVFTYGKASADTGDVSWNAPTAAVRTATWVPGTPPHSWQAVAAGGTDIGFKGMMVAAKTMSLTAIDIFEKPSILKEVKAEFEKRRGTDFVYEALLGDRKPALDYRK from the coding sequence ATGAAAAAAGTAATCCGAACAATAGCGGTGATATTATTACTACTACCAGTAACCACTGAAGCACAAAAGAGCAAAAAAGAAATAATAAGACAATTAGATACTGAGTACGAAACTTATAAGGGTATTGCAAACCATCTATGGGAAAATCCTGAGTTAGGTTACTTAGAGGAAAATAGTTCGGCGCTTTTACAAGAAACACTTAGTACAGCAGGTTTTATAATAGAGAAAGGTGTGGCAGGCATTCCAACTGCATTTACAGCAACTTACGGTTCAGGTACACCGGTGATTGGTATTTTGGGAGAGTTTGATGCTTTGCCAGGTATGTCGCAATCTGCCGAACCTATTAAAAAATCAAGAGTTGTAGATGCTCCTGGTCAGGCTTGTGGGCATCATTTATTTGGTACGGGTTCTATGGCAGCCGCAATTTCTATTAAGAATTGGCTAGAAGCTACCAAAAAATCTGGAACAATTAGGTTTTATGGTACCCCGGCTGAAGAAGGGGGGTCAGGTAAAGTTTATATGGTTAGAGCGGGTCTTTTTGATGACATAGATGCTATTGTTTCTTGGCATCCAGGTGATGAGAATACTTCTAATCCAAGTACGAATTTAGCAACCATATCAGGGAAATTCACATTTAAAGGTGTTTCTTCACATGCTGCAGCGGCACCAGAATTAGGTCGTTCAGCTCTTGATGGGGTAGAGGGAATGAACGATTTGGTAAACATGCTAAGAGAACATACAACTGAATCTACACGAATTCATTACGTAATAACTAAAGGAGGTGATGCACCAAATATTGTACCTGAAGAAGCTGAGGTGTATTATGTTGTTCGCCATTCAAATAGAAAAGAAGTAAAAGCAGTTTGGGATAGAGTAATCAAAGCTGCAGAAGGAGCTGCCATAGGAACGGAAACAGAAATGTCGTATGAAATTATTGGCGGAACGTATGAGCGTTTGCCAAATGAAGTACTTGCAACCTTAATGCATGATAATATGGAATTGGTTGGCGGAGTAAACTATACTAAAGAGGAAATAAAATTCGCCGAAGAAATTCAGAAAACATTAAAAACACCAAAACTTATAGAAAGTGCTAGCAGTATTAAGCCGATGGTTTTTACGTATGGAAAAGCTTCAGCAGATACCGGTGATGTTAGTTGGAATGCACCAACCGCTGCTGTGAGAACTGCTACTTGGGTTCCGGGAACACCTCCTCATAGTTGGCAGGCTGTTGCTGCGGGTGGAACCGATATTGGATTTAAAGGAATGATGGTGGCTGCAAAAACCATGTCATTAACTGCTATTGATATTTTCGAGAAGCCGTCCATTTTAAAGGAGGTGAAAGCAGAATTTGAGAAGAGAAGAGGTACTGACTTTGTTTACGAAGCATTACTGGGGGATAGAAAGCCAGCGTTAGATTATAGAAAATAA
- a CDS encoding CocE/NonD family hydrolase, with translation MPKITIKHLFAFILLATAIVSCRKTAPKVAEAEVSETYVEENYTKKEVDITMRDGIKLHTTIYSPKDTSKEYPIIMQRTPYSSQPYGEGNFKSKIAPNIHMMQDGYIVVYQDVRGRWLSEGHYENMRAFNPDKETEKDIDESSDTYDTIDWLVNNVENNNGNVGIWGISYPGYYSTYAVVDAHPALKAASPQASIADFFFDDFHHNGAYLLSYFRATSLFGTPRPDGDKPIDTAWYTLPDLPTEDQYQFFLDEGPLKNLDRFFEYETADTPRMAKEGVTDDYFWNELKEHPNYDEMWQSKGLIQHLKDVKPTVATMVVAGEFDAEDLYGPLETYKNIEKHNADNYNTLVFGPWDHGGWARRKGQNIVGNYYFGDGISEFFQENIETKFFDHFLKGDGDKNSGLPEAYVFDTGKKDWKTYDTWPPAGVVKKDMYLSSDQELTFEPKAVEEVKFISDIKKPVPYSEDIKTVFTPRKYMTDDQRFAARRGDVLVFETEVMENDLTLAGDILAKLKVATTGTAADWIVKIIDVHPADEPAYEGMQDHLKMSNYHLMVRSEVLRGRFRNSFAEPEPFVANEKTDVNIKLQDVFHTIKKGHKLQVQVQSTWFPLIDLNPQTYVDNIFKADESDFKTQTHTVFTDSSIEFSVLE, from the coding sequence ATGCCAAAGATTACCATCAAACACCTTTTTGCCTTTATTTTATTGGCTACAGCGATTGTTTCCTGTAGAAAAACAGCTCCTAAAGTAGCAGAAGCTGAGGTTTCTGAAACATATGTGGAAGAAAATTACACCAAAAAAGAAGTAGATATCACCATGCGTGACGGTATTAAGCTTCACACTACAATTTACTCGCCCAAGGATACCTCAAAAGAATATCCTATTATCATGCAACGAACTCCTTATAGTTCGCAACCTTACGGTGAAGGTAATTTTAAATCGAAGATTGCACCTAATATTCACATGATGCAAGATGGCTACATTGTGGTCTACCAAGATGTACGTGGTCGTTGGTTAAGTGAGGGTCATTATGAAAACATGCGCGCTTTTAATCCAGATAAAGAAACGGAAAAAGATATTGACGAAAGTTCAGATACGTATGATACCATAGACTGGTTGGTAAACAATGTAGAAAACAATAATGGCAATGTGGGTATATGGGGAATTTCATATCCTGGTTATTATTCTACGTATGCCGTTGTAGATGCACACCCGGCATTAAAAGCAGCGTCTCCTCAGGCAAGTATTGCCGATTTCTTTTTTGATGATTTTCACCATAACGGAGCCTATTTGTTGAGCTACTTTAGGGCAACATCATTATTTGGTACACCAAGGCCAGATGGTGATAAACCTATAGATACAGCGTGGTATACACTGCCGGATTTACCTACTGAAGATCAGTACCAGTTCTTTTTAGATGAAGGTCCGTTAAAAAACTTAGATCGCTTCTTTGAATACGAAACTGCCGATACGCCACGTATGGCAAAAGAAGGTGTTACAGATGATTATTTCTGGAACGAACTTAAAGAGCACCCTAACTATGATGAAATGTGGCAAAGCAAAGGTTTGATTCAGCATTTAAAAGATGTAAAGCCTACCGTGGCAACAATGGTTGTTGCTGGTGAGTTTGATGCCGAAGATTTGTACGGACCTTTGGAAACCTATAAGAATATTGAAAAACACAATGCCGATAATTACAATACTTTAGTTTTTGGACCATGGGATCACGGCGGATGGGCGCGAAGAAAAGGGCAGAATATTGTGGGTAATTATTATTTTGGTGATGGAATTTCAGAATTTTTTCAAGAAAATATTGAAACTAAATTTTTTGACCATTTCTTAAAAGGAGATGGGGATAAAAATAGCGGATTACCCGAAGCCTATGTTTTTGATACCGGTAAAAAAGATTGGAAAACGTATGATACGTGGCCACCAGCAGGAGTTGTTAAAAAAGACATGTACTTATCTTCAGACCAAGAACTGACCTTTGAGCCAAAAGCAGTTGAAGAAGTTAAATTCATTAGTGATATTAAAAAACCGGTTCCATATTCAGAAGATATTAAAACGGTATTTACCCCAAGAAAATACATGACAGATGATCAGCGTTTTGCGGCTCGCCGTGGTGATGTGTTGGTATTTGAAACCGAAGTGATGGAAAATGATCTGACTTTGGCAGGTGATATTCTAGCGAAGCTAAAAGTAGCCACTACGGGAACTGCTGCAGATTGGATCGTAAAAATCATTGATGTACACCCTGCCGATGAGCCAGCGTATGAAGGCATGCAAGATCACTTGAAAATGAGCAACTATCATTTAATGGTACGTAGCGAGGTATTGAGAGGTAGATTTAGAAATAGTTTTGCAGAGCCAGAGCCATTTGTGGCTAATGAAAAGACCGATGTCAACATAAAGTTACAAGACGTTTTCCACACCATTAAAAAAGGGCATAAGCTACAAGTACAAGTACAGAGTACGTGGTTTCCTTTAATAGATTTAAATCCGCAGACCTATGTAGATAATATCTTTAAAGCAGATGAGTCCGATTTTAAAACGCAAACCCATACGGTTTTTACAGATTCTAGTATTGAGTTTTCTGTGTTGGAGTAG
- the metK gene encoding methionine adenosyltransferase gives MPYLFTSESVSEGHPDKVADQISDALLDNFLAFDPESKVACETLVTTGQVVLAGEVKSGTYLDVQNIAREVINKIGYTKGEYQFSGDSCGVISLIHEQSQDISQGVDRGSKEEQGAGDQGMMFGYATSETENYMPLALDISHKILHTLAELRREGKEIAYLRPDAKAQVTIEYSDANEPIRIDTIVVSTQHDAFDTDDEKMLAKIKSDIISILIPKVKAQLPVETQKLFDDQIKYHINPTGKFVIGGPHGDTGLTGRKIIVDTYGGKGAHGGGAFSGKDPSKVDRSAAYAARHAAKNLVAAGVATEILVQVSYAIGVVEPTSIFVDTYGTSKVGLSDGEIAKKVAELFDMRPFAIEDRLKLRNPIYLETAAYGHMGKQPTMVTKVFESPYNGRIEKEVELFTWEKLDKVAEIKSAFGL, from the coding sequence ATGCCATATTTATTTACATCAGAATCTGTTAGTGAAGGACATCCGGACAAAGTTGCGGATCAAATCAGTGACGCGTTATTAGATAATTTTCTTGCCTTTGATCCAGAAAGTAAGGTTGCCTGTGAAACTTTGGTAACTACCGGTCAAGTTGTTTTGGCAGGTGAAGTAAAAAGCGGTACCTATTTAGATGTACAGAACATTGCCCGTGAGGTCATCAATAAAATAGGATATACAAAAGGAGAATATCAATTTAGTGGAGATTCTTGTGGAGTAATATCGTTGATACACGAGCAGTCTCAAGATATTAGCCAAGGTGTAGACCGTGGTTCAAAAGAAGAGCAAGGTGCAGGTGATCAAGGTATGATGTTTGGTTACGCAACTAGTGAGACCGAGAACTACATGCCGTTAGCTTTGGATATATCGCACAAAATTCTGCACACATTAGCAGAATTACGTCGTGAAGGAAAAGAAATTGCATATTTAAGACCAGATGCCAAGGCACAGGTTACTATAGAATATTCAGATGCCAACGAGCCAATTCGTATAGATACAATTGTAGTATCTACACAACACGATGCTTTTGATACGGATGACGAGAAAATGTTAGCGAAAATAAAGTCTGATATTATTTCAATTTTAATCCCAAAAGTAAAAGCACAATTACCAGTAGAAACTCAGAAGTTGTTTGATGATCAGATCAAGTATCATATTAACCCAACAGGTAAGTTTGTGATTGGTGGTCCTCATGGCGATACCGGTTTAACAGGTCGTAAGATTATTGTTGATACTTACGGTGGTAAAGGAGCTCACGGTGGTGGTGCTTTTAGTGGTAAGGATCCAAGTAAGGTAGACCGTAGTGCCGCTTATGCAGCGCGTCATGCAGCTAAGAATTTGGTAGCTGCAGGTGTAGCAACCGAAATTCTGGTGCAAGTAAGTTATGCCATTGGTGTAGTAGAACCTACCTCTATTTTTGTTGATACCTATGGTACTTCTAAAGTAGGCTTAAGTGATGGTGAAATTGCCAAGAAAGTAGCGGAGTTGTTTGATATGAGACCTTTTGCTATTGAAGATAGATTGAAGCTAAGAAACCCAATTTACTTGGAAACTGCAGCCTATGGTCATATGGGTAAGCAACCAACTATGGTAACTAAGGTTTTTGAATCGCCATATAACGGGCGTATAGAAAAAGAAGTGGAATTGTTCACTTGGGAAAAATTAGATAAAGTAGCAGAGATAAAGTCAGCCTTTGGTCTTTAG